Proteins from a genomic interval of Maniola jurtina chromosome 8, ilManJurt1.1, whole genome shotgun sequence:
- the LOC123867618 gene encoding uncharacterized protein LOC123867618 codes for MWKELQKSPAYFLLTDQRQIYSIFVTDYIRIWGAYFTENEFIACLKESNFGLEMEKNELLDKGYQMLQKPSELKNIKISIDGPLLTVSMSRSFGFLLKFSVKLEEGSREFFFQKVTQPALKIIQDLRCSQQELRKLLITKDDEIEEYKSFGGKIRYTAIPPYNDELHMKKHCLYHANFGDAEVPASVMDRIIDVPPENPIIKEERNETKVSVKLEPASQQTNATSKVNTIYTVKKESIKTEPQTARKRKLNI; via the exons ATGTGGAAAGAATTGCAGAAGTCTCCTGCTTATTTCTTATTAACTGATCAAAGGcaaatttatagtatttttgtcACAGATTACATTCGAATATGGGGAGCTTATTTCACTGAAAATGAATTCATTGCTTGTCTTAAG GAAAGTAACTTTGGTTTAGAAATGGAGAAAAATGAGTTATTAGACAAAGGATATCAAATGCTCCAGAAGCCATCTGAACTAAAgaacataaaaatatcaattgaTGGACCATTACTCACAGTTTCTATGAGCAGATCTTTTGGATTCCTTTTAAAATTTTCTGTTAAATTAGAAGAAGGGTCCAGAGAGTTT ttttttcaaaaagttaCACAACCAGCTCTGAAAATAATACAAGACTTGAGGTGTAGCCAGCAAGAGTTACGTAAGCTGCTCATTACCAAGGATGATGAGATTGAAGAATACAAGTCCTTTGGAGGCAAAATTAGATAta CTGCTATACCGCCATACAACGATGAACTACATATGAAGAAGCATTGTTTGTATCATGCTAATTTTGGTGATGCAGAAGTACCTGCTAGTGTTATGGACAGAATAATAGATGTACCTCCAGAAAATCCTATAAT CAAAGAAGAAAGGAATGAGACCAAAGTATCTGTAAAGTTGGAGCCGGCATCACAGCAAACAAATGCCACAAGCAAAGTTAATACAATATACACAGTTAAGAAAGAAAGTATCAAAACTGAACCTCAGACTGCGAGGAAAAGAAAACTAAACATTTGA
- the LOC123867623 gene encoding ras-related protein Rab-8A: MALDFSATYKLLVLGDSNVGKTCIVHRYCDERYYDIYISTIGIDFKQKIINLDGVPIKLQIWDTAGQERFRTLTTAYYRGAMGIILMYDITNLESFNHLSYWLRNIQEYASPDVIKVLVGNKCDVHENHRAVPKERGQKIADDFDMPFFEVSCKSNINIEEAFLTLARKIREYRETKADAFELKERDNVIKPSESETDVSKCSC, encoded by the exons atggcTTTAGATTTTTCCGCTACGTATAAGTTATTGGTTTTAGGTGAttcgaatgtcggaaaaacgtGTATCGTGCATAGATATTGTGATGAACgatattatgatatttatatATCTACAATAG GTAtagatttcaaacaaaaaattataaatttggACGGCGTGCCTATCAAACTTCAAATATGGGACACGGCGGGTCAGGAAAGATTTCGTACGCTCACTACGGCATATTACAGAGGTGCTATGGGGATCATTCTTATGTACGACATCACCAACCTTGAGTCTTTTAACCATCTCTCGTACTGGCTGAGAAATATCCAAGag TATGCATCGCCAGACGTAATAAAGGTTTTAGTGGGCAATAAATGTGATGTGCACGAGAATCATCGCGCAGTTCCCAAAGAAAGGGGTCAAAAG ATTGCTGATGATTTCGACATGCCCTTCTTTGAAGTATCATGCAAGAGTAATATCAATATAGAGGAAGCCTTTTTGACTTTAGCCAGGAAAATACGTGAATATCGAGAGACTAAG gCCGACGCTTTCGAGTTAAAGgaacgagacaacgttataaaGCCATCTGAATCCGAAACAGACGTATCAAAGTGTAGCTGTTAG